One Pseudonocardia abyssalis DNA segment encodes these proteins:
- the ectB gene encoding diaminobutyrate--2-oxoglutarate transaminase: MTVFEDLESEVRSYCRNWPVVFDTAVGSRLTDVNGNTYLDFFAGAGALNYGHNPPALKKPLLEYLARDGITHGLDMYTTAKGDFLHAFEDKILKPRGLDYKVQFPGPTGANTVESALKLARKISGKEAMINFTNAFHGMTLGALSVTGNSMKRGGAGIPLVHATPMPYDNYFDGTQPDFLWMEKLLQDSGSGLNEPAAVIVETVQGEGGINPARVEWLQGLDALCKRNGILLIVDDVQMGIGRTGPFFSFEIAGIEPDIVCISKSISGYGLPMALTLIKPEHDVWGPGEHNGTFRGNNPAFVTATAAIHEFWSDDALERSTLAKGERVHEAFSAIAARSQTVELTPKGRGLARGLQFEQPELAAKACAAAFERGLLMETSGPSDEVMKILPALTITDDELEEGLAIVAESVAAVTEGMSQ; the protein is encoded by the coding sequence ATGACCGTGTTCGAAGACCTGGAGTCCGAGGTCCGCAGCTACTGCCGGAACTGGCCCGTCGTGTTCGACACCGCTGTCGGCTCGCGCCTCACCGACGTCAACGGCAACACCTACCTCGACTTCTTCGCCGGCGCAGGCGCGCTGAACTACGGGCACAACCCGCCCGCTCTGAAGAAGCCGCTGCTGGAGTACCTGGCCCGCGACGGCATCACCCACGGCCTGGACATGTACACCACGGCCAAGGGCGACTTCCTGCACGCGTTCGAGGACAAGATCCTCAAGCCGCGCGGTCTCGACTACAAGGTGCAGTTCCCCGGCCCGACCGGCGCGAACACCGTCGAGTCGGCGCTGAAGCTGGCGCGCAAGATCAGTGGCAAGGAAGCCATGATCAACTTCACCAACGCGTTCCACGGCATGACGCTGGGCGCGCTGTCGGTCACCGGCAACTCGATGAAGCGCGGCGGGGCCGGCATCCCGCTGGTGCACGCCACCCCGATGCCCTACGACAACTACTTCGACGGCACCCAGCCCGACTTCCTGTGGATGGAGAAGCTCCTCCAGGACTCCGGCTCCGGGCTCAACGAGCCCGCCGCGGTGATCGTCGAGACGGTGCAGGGCGAGGGCGGCATCAACCCCGCCCGCGTCGAGTGGCTGCAGGGCCTCGACGCGCTGTGCAAGCGCAACGGCATCCTGCTCATCGTCGACGACGTGCAGATGGGCATCGGCCGCACCGGCCCGTTCTTCTCCTTCGAGATCGCGGGCATCGAGCCCGACATCGTCTGCATCTCGAAGTCCATCAGCGGGTACGGACTCCCCATGGCCCTCACGCTGATCAAGCCGGAGCACGACGTGTGGGGCCCCGGCGAGCACAACGGCACGTTCCGCGGCAACAACCCCGCGTTCGTCACCGCCACCGCCGCCATCCACGAGTTCTGGAGCGACGACGCGCTGGAGCGCTCGACGCTGGCCAAGGGCGAGCGTGTCCACGAGGCGTTCTCCGCGATCGCCGCCCGCTCGCAGACCGTCGAGCTGACCCCGAAGGGTCGCGGCCTCGCCCGCGGACTCCAGTTCGAGCAGCCGGAACTCGCCGCGAAGGCGTGTGCCGCGGCGTTCGAACGGGGACTGCTCATGGAGACCTCCGGCCCGTCCGACGAGGTCATGAAGATCCTCCCGGCCCTGACCATCACCGACGACGAGCTCGAAGAGGGTCTCGCCATCGTCGCGGAGTCCGTGGCCGCCGTCACCGAAGGGATGTCCCAGTAG
- the thiS gene encoding sulfur carrier protein ThiS — translation MTVFLNGESRELADGASVLDVLDVLGVPRTGVAVAVDGSVVRRADWAGTALTEGARVEVLTAVQGG, via the coding sequence ATGACGGTGTTCCTCAACGGGGAGTCCCGGGAGCTGGCCGACGGCGCGTCCGTCCTCGACGTGCTGGACGTCCTCGGCGTGCCGCGCACCGGCGTCGCGGTCGCCGTCGACGGGTCCGTCGTGCGGCGGGCCGACTGGGCCGGTACGGCGCTCACCGAGGGTGCGCGCGTCGAGGTGCTCACCGCGGTGCAGGGAGGCTGA
- a CDS encoding SGNH/GDSL hydrolase family protein, whose protein sequence is MGSWNSFVAIGDSFTEGLDDWRPDGSPRGWADRVAEQIAAGRPGFRYANLAVRGKLLDQIVDDQLPIAERLRPDLVAFCAGGNDLIRFGCDTDDLARRFDDALGRIAATGAEVFIFTGFDLGRMHPLIRRLRGRVACFNESMRAIAERHGSHVVDLWGMAPLADPRAWGPDRLHLRPDAHRRVALRVLETLGQPVSEDWRAPVPDGDPMPWRARQADDLRWMREFAVPFVRKRIQGRRTGDGFVPKRPDLLPLDAG, encoded by the coding sequence ATGGGCAGCTGGAACAGCTTCGTGGCCATCGGCGACAGCTTCACCGAGGGGCTCGACGACTGGAGACCCGACGGCTCGCCCCGCGGCTGGGCCGACCGCGTCGCCGAGCAGATCGCGGCGGGACGGCCCGGCTTCCGCTACGCCAACCTCGCGGTGCGCGGCAAGCTGCTCGACCAGATCGTCGACGACCAGCTGCCCATCGCGGAGCGGTTGCGCCCCGATCTCGTGGCGTTCTGCGCGGGCGGCAACGACCTGATCCGCTTCGGCTGCGACACCGACGACCTCGCCCGCCGCTTCGACGACGCTCTCGGCCGGATCGCCGCCACGGGGGCCGAGGTCTTCATCTTCACCGGCTTCGACCTGGGGCGGATGCACCCGCTGATCCGCAGGCTCCGGGGTCGCGTCGCCTGCTTCAACGAGTCGATGCGGGCCATCGCGGAGCGGCACGGCAGCCACGTCGTCGACCTGTGGGGGATGGCCCCGCTCGCCGACCCGCGCGCGTGGGGGCCCGACCGCCTGCACCTGCGACCCGACGCACACCGGCGCGTCGCGCTGCGGGTGCTGGAGACGCTCGGCCAGCCCGTCTCCGAGGACTGGCGCGCCCCGGTCCCCGACGGCGACCCGATGCCGTGGCGCGCCCGCCAGGCCGACGACCTGCGCTGGATGCGCGAGTTCGCCGTGCCGTTCGTCCGCAAGCGGATCCAGGGCAGGCGCACCGGCGACGGGTTCGTGCCCAAGCGGCCCGACCTGCTGCCGCTCGACGCCGGGTAG
- a CDS encoding MFS transporter — MDQVRTKGTPGLLVAVAFLATMIGTTLPTPLYPIYQQELGFGGLMVTVVFATYAVGVLAALLLFGRLSDRIGRRPVLLPGLALAAASSLVFLIPDSLPALFAGRLLSGLSAGIFTGVATATIVDLAPPEGRARAGLLAAAVNMLGLGLGPVLAGALADLAPLPLVLPYLVHLGLVAVGAVAVFAVPEPVTRDGGPVRLEIQRLSVPADVRPVFVRAGIAGFAGFAVLGFFTAVTPLFVAHTLREPSHLLSGLVVFSLLGSSTAGQLLSARLPLRTSLLGGCLALAVGIAVVGLGVGIVSLPVLVAGAVVAGAGQGASFRAGLQSVTGAAPAARRSEVSSSYFLLVYVAISIPVIGVGAGVQVFGLVPTAVVFAGLVAALALGAFTSLLRRG, encoded by the coding sequence GTGGATCAGGTGCGGACGAAGGGGACGCCGGGGCTGCTCGTCGCGGTCGCGTTCCTCGCGACGATGATCGGCACGACCCTCCCCACCCCGCTCTACCCGATCTACCAGCAGGAACTCGGGTTCGGCGGGCTGATGGTCACGGTCGTGTTCGCGACCTACGCCGTCGGGGTGCTGGCCGCGCTGCTGCTGTTCGGGCGGCTCTCGGACCGGATCGGGCGCAGGCCGGTGCTGCTGCCCGGCCTGGCCCTGGCCGCGGCCAGCTCGCTGGTCTTCCTGATCCCGGACAGCCTGCCCGCACTGTTCGCCGGGCGGCTGCTGTCCGGGCTCTCGGCGGGCATCTTCACCGGCGTCGCGACCGCCACGATCGTCGACCTCGCCCCGCCGGAGGGCCGGGCGCGGGCCGGGCTGCTCGCCGCCGCCGTCAACATGCTCGGGCTCGGGCTGGGCCCCGTACTGGCGGGCGCGCTCGCCGACCTGGCGCCCCTCCCGCTGGTGCTGCCCTACCTGGTGCACCTCGGGCTGGTGGCCGTCGGGGCGGTCGCGGTGTTCGCGGTGCCCGAGCCGGTCACCCGCGACGGCGGTCCGGTGCGGCTGGAGATCCAGCGGCTGTCCGTGCCGGCCGATGTCCGCCCGGTGTTCGTCCGCGCCGGCATCGCGGGCTTCGCCGGGTTCGCCGTGCTCGGCTTCTTCACCGCGGTCACGCCGCTGTTCGTCGCGCATACCCTGCGCGAGCCGAGCCATCTGCTCTCCGGCCTCGTCGTGTTCTCCCTGCTCGGCAGCTCGACGGCCGGGCAGCTGCTCTCCGCGCGGCTCCCGCTGCGCACGTCGCTGCTCGGGGGCTGCCTCGCGCTGGCCGTCGGGATCGCGGTCGTCGGGCTCGGGGTCGGCATCGTCTCGCTGCCGGTGCTCGTGGCCGGGGCGGTCGTCGCCGGAGCGGGGCAGGGCGCGAGCTTCCGAGCGGGGCTGCAGTCGGTCACCGGCGCCGCGCCCGCCGCGCGCCGCAGCGAGGTCTCGTCGAGCTACTTCCTGCTGGTCTACGTGGCGATCTCGATCCCGGTCATCGGGGTCGGCGCCGGGGTCCAGGTGTTCGGGCTGGTCCCCACCGCGGTCGTGTTCGCGGGGCTCGTGGCGGCGTTGGCGCTGGGCGCGTTCACGAGCCTGCTGCGCCGGGGGTGA
- the ectA gene encoding diaminobutyrate acetyltransferase, protein MVTAVTDIRRNGSRQVPYACPTSSLPVDFLVMSATGSMTTWAPTTADGAVMWEIVSASPFLDVNSRYAYVLWCRDFAATSIVARLDDRVVGFVTGYVRPDQPDTLFVWQVAVHEEARGKRAASTMLDDLVARVGVPYLETTVTDDNAASLAMFAGLAKRTGTSMERTELFGESELGTEHEPEYFYRIGPMDLKTLTRR, encoded by the coding sequence ATGGTGACCGCCGTCACGGATATCCGTCGGAACGGGTCACGTCAGGTTCCGTACGCCTGTCCGACGAGCTCTTTACCTGTAGATTTCCTGGTCATGTCCGCAACCGGCTCGATGACGACGTGGGCTCCCACCACGGCCGACGGCGCGGTGATGTGGGAGATCGTGTCCGCTTCGCCCTTCCTCGACGTGAACTCGCGCTATGCGTACGTGCTCTGGTGCCGCGACTTCGCCGCCACCTCGATCGTCGCCCGCCTGGACGACCGCGTGGTCGGCTTCGTCACCGGCTACGTCCGGCCCGACCAGCCCGACACGCTGTTCGTCTGGCAGGTCGCGGTGCACGAGGAGGCGCGCGGGAAGCGGGCGGCGTCCACGATGCTCGACGACCTGGTCGCCCGGGTCGGGGTGCCGTATCTCGAGACGACGGTCACCGACGACAACGCCGCGTCGCTCGCGATGTTCGCCGGGCTGGCGAAGCGGACGGGAACGTCGATGGAACGAACGGAACTGTTCGGCGAGTCCGAACTCGGCACGGAGCACGAACCCGAGTACTTCTACCGAATCGGGCCCATGGATCTGAAGACGCTGACGCGAAGGTGA
- a CDS encoding ectoine synthase, producing the protein MIVRTLDEITDTDRDVKTENWRSKRIVLGGDRVGFSVHETVLQAGTVNDFWYANHIEAVFITEGEGELYDKDNDTTYALAPGSIYVLNGNERHQLRPRTQMRTVCVFNPPVTGREVHDENGVYPLITVDEEEKEAS; encoded by the coding sequence ATGATCGTCCGCACGCTCGACGAGATCACCGACACCGACCGCGACGTCAAGACCGAGAACTGGCGCAGCAAGCGCATCGTGCTCGGCGGCGACCGGGTCGGGTTCTCCGTCCACGAGACGGTGCTGCAGGCCGGCACCGTCAACGACTTCTGGTACGCGAACCACATCGAGGCCGTCTTCATCACCGAAGGTGAGGGCGAGCTGTACGACAAGGACAACGACACGACCTACGCGCTCGCGCCCGGGTCGATCTACGTCCTCAACGGAAACGAGCGCCACCAGCTGCGTCCGCGCACGCAGATGCGGACGGTGTGCGTGTTCAACCCTCCCGTCACCGGGCGTGAGGTGCACGACGAGAACGGCGTGTACCCGCTGATCACGGTGGACGAGGAGGAGAAGGAGGCTTCGTAG
- a CDS encoding FAD-dependent oxidoreductase: MQELTVIGAGVIGLSCAWRAAVAGWRVTVIDPAPASGASWVAGGMLAPVTEAWPGEERLLDLGVESLRRWPGFAADLGPCGLRTEGTVVAATGSGDRAELDAVAGHLSRLGRDVERLSGRELRRLEPAIGPDVRGGLSVPGDLAVDNRVLLAALRRAAEASGVRFVASAAQAVVDDGERVTGVVLGASRTDPSLAHVGTCADDDPVRGTVLPATFVLVAAGAHSGSLHPVLDGLVRPVKGEILRLGHRPGAFPPPRRTVRALVDGRAVYLVPRDDGGLVVGATQTETGFDTDVTVGGVRDLLRDAERVLPGIAEYALRETAAGLRPGSPDNRPLIGALGPTGLLVATGHGRNGMLLAPLTADAVLGLLRGEPGPADADPTRFQEVAA, from the coding sequence ATGCAGGAACTGACGGTGATCGGCGCGGGCGTGATCGGCCTGTCCTGCGCATGGCGTGCGGCCGTGGCGGGGTGGCGGGTCACGGTGATCGACCCCGCGCCCGCGTCCGGGGCGTCGTGGGTGGCGGGCGGCATGCTCGCCCCCGTCACGGAGGCCTGGCCGGGCGAGGAGCGGCTGCTCGACCTGGGTGTCGAGTCACTGCGCCGCTGGCCCGGCTTCGCCGCCGACCTGGGGCCGTGCGGGCTGCGCACCGAGGGTACCGTCGTGGCCGCCACGGGGTCCGGTGACCGCGCGGAGCTCGACGCCGTCGCCGGGCACCTCTCCCGCCTGGGGCGCGACGTGGAGCGGCTCTCCGGGCGCGAGCTGCGGCGGCTGGAACCGGCGATCGGACCGGACGTCCGCGGCGGCCTGTCCGTTCCCGGTGACCTCGCCGTCGACAACCGGGTGCTGCTCGCCGCGCTGCGCCGCGCCGCCGAGGCGTCCGGGGTGCGGTTCGTCGCGTCGGCGGCGCAGGCGGTCGTCGACGACGGCGAGCGCGTGACGGGCGTGGTCCTGGGGGCTTCGCGCACCGATCCGTCGCTCGCGCACGTCGGGACGTGCGCGGACGACGATCCGGTGCGCGGGACCGTGCTCCCCGCCACCTTCGTGCTCGTCGCCGCGGGCGCGCACTCGGGCTCCCTGCACCCCGTCCTCGACGGGCTGGTGCGCCCGGTGAAGGGCGAGATCCTGCGGCTCGGGCACCGGCCGGGGGCGTTCCCGCCGCCGCGGCGGACCGTCCGCGCGCTCGTCGACGGCCGGGCCGTCTACCTCGTCCCGCGCGACGACGGCGGCCTCGTGGTCGGCGCGACGCAGACCGAGACCGGGTTCGACACCGACGTCACGGTGGGCGGCGTGCGCGATCTGCTGCGCGACGCCGAGCGCGTGCTGCCGGGCATCGCGGAGTACGCGCTGCGCGAGACCGCGGCCGGGTTGCGTCCCGGCTCGCCGGACAACCGCCCACTGATCGGTGCGCTCGGTCCGACCGGCCTGCTCGTGGCCACCGGCCACGGCCGCAACGGGATGCTGCTCGCGCCGCTCACCGCCGACGCGGTGCTCGGCCTGCTGCGCGGCGAACCCGGGCCCGCCGACGCCGATCCGACCCGGTTCCAGGAGGTGGCCGCATGA
- the thpD gene encoding ectoine hydroxylase: protein MAVTDRRTARHGDRYPTRVADRPVIIDRAEPAVWSTAPGLLSADELAAHERDGFVSVPGLLTPEEVVEFSAELDRLATDPAVHADERTITEKSSGQVRSVFEVHALSRKVADLIADERVAGRARQILGSEVYVHQSRINYKPGFGGGGFYWHSDFETWHAEDGMPSPRAVSISISLTDNYAHNGCLMIMPGSHKEFVACVGETPADHYKESLKEQEVGTPDQESLTALADRHGIAMITGAAGSATLFDSNCMHGSGGNITPYPRSNIFVVFNSVQNRLQEPFAAPAPRPRHVAARAVAPV, encoded by the coding sequence ATGGCAGTCACGGACCGACGGACGGCACGCCACGGCGACCGCTACCCCACGCGGGTGGCGGACCGCCCGGTGATCATCGACCGGGCGGAACCCGCGGTGTGGAGCACGGCCCCGGGGTTGCTCTCGGCCGACGAGCTCGCGGCGCACGAACGCGACGGCTTCGTCTCGGTCCCCGGGCTGCTCACCCCCGAGGAGGTGGTCGAGTTCTCCGCGGAGCTCGACCGCCTCGCCACCGACCCCGCGGTGCACGCCGACGAGCGCACGATCACCGAGAAGTCCTCCGGGCAGGTGCGCTCGGTCTTCGAGGTCCACGCGCTGAGCCGCAAGGTCGCCGACCTGATCGCCGACGAGCGGGTGGCCGGCCGGGCGCGGCAGATCCTCGGCTCCGAGGTCTACGTCCACCAGAGCCGGATCAACTACAAGCCCGGGTTCGGCGGCGGCGGCTTCTACTGGCACTCCGACTTCGAGACCTGGCACGCCGAGGACGGCATGCCGTCGCCGCGCGCGGTGAGCATCTCCATCTCGCTCACCGACAACTACGCGCACAACGGCTGCCTGATGATCATGCCGGGGTCGCACAAGGAGTTCGTGGCCTGCGTGGGGGAGACCCCCGCCGACCACTACAAGGAGTCGCTCAAGGAGCAGGAGGTCGGCACCCCCGACCAGGAGAGCCTCACGGCGCTGGCCGACCGGCACGGGATCGCGATGATCACCGGTGCGGCCGGGTCGGCCACGCTGTTCGACTCCAACTGCATGCACGGCTCGGGCGGCAACATCACCCCGTACCCGCGGTCGAACATCTTCGTGGTGTTCAACAGCGTGCAGAACCGGTTGCAGGAGCCGTTCGCGGCTCCGGCCCCGCGGCCGCGGCACGTCGCGGCGCGCGCGGTGGCCCCGGTCTGA
- a CDS encoding SDR family NAD(P)-dependent oxidoreductase, translating into MSEFAGRVAVVTGAGSGIGRALAQDLARRGARLALSDVDKDGLAETVGSLSGAEVRSDALDVTDRAAVLAYADEVVAQFGRVNQVYNNAGIAFAGNILTSEFEEIERVVDIDFWGVVNGTKAFLPHLINSGDGHVINVSSLFGLLSVPSQSAYNAAKFAVRGFTESLRQEMLIAKYPVQVTCVHPGGIKTGIARNAARGKGFEDGAAMERFDKQMLRMTPEKAADVILAGVRRNRARVLVGNDAKVLDALVRLLGSAYQRPFSIVAGRTLK; encoded by the coding sequence ATGAGTGAGTTCGCGGGACGCGTCGCTGTGGTGACCGGGGCGGGATCGGGTATCGGACGGGCACTGGCCCAGGATCTCGCGCGGCGCGGGGCCCGGCTTGCGCTCTCGGACGTCGACAAGGACGGGCTCGCGGAGACCGTCGGCTCCCTGTCCGGTGCCGAGGTGCGCAGCGACGCCCTCGACGTCACCGACCGCGCCGCCGTGCTGGCCTACGCCGACGAGGTCGTGGCGCAGTTCGGCCGCGTCAACCAGGTCTACAACAACGCGGGCATCGCGTTCGCGGGCAACATCCTCACCTCGGAGTTCGAGGAGATCGAGCGCGTCGTCGACATCGACTTCTGGGGCGTCGTCAACGGGACGAAGGCGTTCCTGCCGCACCTGATCAACTCCGGCGACGGGCACGTGATCAATGTGTCCAGCCTGTTCGGGCTGCTCTCGGTGCCGAGCCAGAGCGCGTACAACGCGGCGAAGTTCGCGGTGCGCGGGTTCACCGAGTCGCTGCGCCAGGAGATGCTGATCGCGAAGTACCCGGTGCAGGTCACCTGCGTGCACCCCGGCGGGATCAAGACCGGCATCGCGCGCAACGCCGCACGCGGCAAGGGCTTCGAGGACGGCGCCGCGATGGAGCGCTTCGACAAGCAGATGCTGCGGATGACCCCGGAGAAGGCCGCCGACGTCATCCTCGCCGGCGTGCGCCGCAACCGGGCCCGCGTGCTCGTCGGCAACGACGCGAAGGTGCTCGACGCCCTCGTGCGCCTCCTGGGTTCGGCCTACCAGCGCCCGTTCTCGATCGTCGCGGGGCGCACGCTGAAGTAG
- a CDS encoding flavin-containing monooxygenase, with product MGRNEVGVVVVGAGFAGLYMLHRLRGTGLSAVVLEAGDGVGGTWYWNRYPGARCDSESYYYSYSFSEELQQEWEWTERYPAQEEILRYLEHVADRFDLRRDIRFGTRVTRAEFDDGTGRWGVHTAGGQRWSAQFVVTAVGCLSAANIPQIPGLDGFGGDWFHTGRWPHDGVDLAGKRVGVVGTGSTGIQVIPVVAEQAAHLTVFQRTANYSIPARNSPVDQAFRDEVKAGYADIRAVQRASTNGHPFLISPTSALEVPEDERRAIYEAAWERGGLRFRASFADLLVDRAANDTASEFIRDKIRGIVHDPATAEKLVPLDHPFATKRPPIDTHYFETFNRENVTLVDVRATPIEQITSTGVRTTAGEHELDVIVFATGFDAMTGPLLNIDVRGTGGVTLRERWAAGPVTYLGLQVAGFPNLFTITGPGSPSVLTNMPTSIEQHVDWITDAVVHLREEGIDRMEATPAAEDAWVAHVNEVAARTLLPEAATSWYLGANVPGKPRVFMPYAGGFAAYARACAEVVADGYPGFELTSR from the coding sequence ATGGGTCGCAACGAGGTCGGCGTCGTCGTCGTGGGCGCCGGGTTCGCCGGGCTCTACATGCTGCACCGCCTCCGCGGCACCGGTCTGTCGGCGGTGGTGCTGGAGGCGGGCGACGGGGTCGGCGGCACCTGGTACTGGAACCGCTACCCGGGCGCCCGGTGCGACTCCGAGAGCTACTACTACTCGTACTCGTTCTCCGAGGAGCTCCAGCAGGAGTGGGAGTGGACGGAGCGCTACCCCGCGCAGGAGGAGATCCTGCGCTACCTCGAGCACGTCGCCGACCGGTTCGACCTGCGCCGCGACATCCGGTTCGGCACCCGCGTCACCCGCGCCGAGTTCGACGACGGCACGGGCCGCTGGGGCGTGCACACCGCCGGCGGGCAACGGTGGTCGGCGCAGTTCGTCGTCACCGCGGTCGGCTGCCTGTCCGCGGCCAACATCCCGCAGATCCCCGGTCTCGACGGCTTCGGCGGCGACTGGTTCCACACCGGGCGATGGCCGCACGATGGCGTCGACCTGGCCGGGAAGCGGGTCGGCGTCGTCGGCACCGGATCGACCGGGATCCAGGTCATCCCGGTGGTCGCCGAGCAGGCCGCGCACCTCACGGTCTTCCAGCGCACCGCCAACTACAGCATCCCGGCGCGCAACAGCCCGGTGGACCAGGCGTTCCGGGACGAGGTCAAGGCCGGGTACGCCGACATCCGCGCCGTCCAGCGCGCCTCGACCAACGGCCATCCCTTCCTGATCAGCCCGACCTCGGCACTCGAGGTCCCCGAGGACGAGCGCCGGGCGATCTACGAGGCCGCGTGGGAGCGGGGCGGCCTGCGCTTCCGGGCGTCGTTCGCCGACCTGCTGGTCGACCGCGCCGCCAACGACACGGCGTCGGAGTTCATCCGCGACAAGATCCGCGGCATCGTGCACGACCCGGCGACGGCGGAGAAGCTCGTGCCGCTCGACCACCCCTTCGCCACGAAGCGCCCGCCGATCGACACGCACTACTTCGAGACCTTCAACCGGGAGAACGTCACCCTCGTCGATGTCCGGGCGACGCCGATCGAGCAGATCACGTCCACCGGCGTGCGGACGACCGCGGGCGAGCACGAGCTGGACGTGATCGTCTTCGCCACCGGCTTCGACGCGATGACCGGCCCGCTGCTGAACATCGACGTCCGCGGCACCGGCGGCGTCACGCTGCGGGAGCGCTGGGCGGCGGGGCCCGTGACCTACCTCGGCCTGCAGGTCGCCGGCTTCCCCAACCTGTTCACGATCACCGGCCCCGGCAGCCCCTCGGTGCTGACGAACATGCCCACCTCGATCGAGCAGCACGTCGACTGGATCACCGACGCCGTCGTGCACCTGCGCGAGGAGGGCATCGACCGCATGGAGGCCACCCCCGCCGCGGAGGACGCGTGGGTCGCGCACGTCAACGAGGTGGCCGCGCGCACGCTGCTCCCGGAGGCCGCCACGTCCTGGTACCTCGGGGCCAACGTCCCGGGCAAGCCGCGCGTCTTCATGCCGTACGCGGGCGGGTTCGCGGCCTACGCGCGGGCTTGCGCCGAGGTGGTCGCCGACGGCTATCCGGGGTTCGAGCTCACCTCGCGCTAG
- the thiE gene encoding thiamine phosphate synthase, with amino-acid sequence MPGLDGDALRARLDDARLYLCTPARPDLAEFADAALSGGVDVIQLRDKGMEARDELAALEVLAEVCARHGALLAVNDRADVALAAGADVLHLGQDDLPVDWARRIVGDDVVIGRSSHSADETLAAADEPGVDYFCVGPCWPTPTKPGRPAPGLGLVRTVADRAPARPWFAIGGIDHERLSEVLDAGAGRIVVVRAITEAEDPEAAAMALAARLS; translated from the coding sequence GTGCCCGGACTCGATGGTGACGCCCTGCGCGCGCGGCTCGACGACGCCCGCCTCTACCTCTGCACGCCCGCCCGCCCCGACCTCGCGGAGTTCGCCGACGCCGCGCTGTCCGGCGGCGTCGACGTGATCCAGCTCCGCGACAAGGGGATGGAGGCGCGCGACGAGCTGGCCGCCCTGGAGGTGCTCGCGGAGGTGTGCGCGCGGCACGGCGCGCTGCTCGCGGTGAACGACCGCGCCGACGTCGCGCTCGCCGCGGGGGCCGACGTGCTGCACCTCGGACAGGACGACCTGCCGGTGGACTGGGCGCGCCGGATCGTCGGCGACGACGTCGTGATCGGGCGCTCCTCGCACAGCGCCGACGAGACGCTCGCGGCCGCCGACGAGCCCGGCGTCGACTACTTCTGCGTGGGCCCGTGCTGGCCGACGCCGACCAAGCCCGGCCGCCCCGCCCCCGGGCTCGGCCTGGTCCGGACCGTCGCCGACCGGGCCCCCGCGCGCCCGTGGTTCGCGATCGGGGGGATCGACCACGAGCGGCTCTCCGAGGTCCTCGACGCGGGCGCCGGGCGGATCGTCGTGGTGCGGGCGATCACCGAGGCCGAGGACCCGGAGGCCGCGGCGATGGCGCTGGCCGCGCGCCTGTCCTAA
- a CDS encoding DUF3159 domain-containing protein, producing MTPTEPSLTEVLGGRGGAVDATVPVAAFVAGWGLAGMLGWSGPVAWGGGAAVLAAGVIGVVRLRAGSRPRAVVFGLLGVTIAAIVALATGNAADFFLVRLLGNAVSALAWAVSIVVRWPLLGLVVGTALGQQTRWRRDPDLLRGYQRASWVWVGQYVVRLAVFLPLYSANLVVALGVAQTVLTWPLVAICVAASWPLVRSALPEGHGGIRHPR from the coding sequence GTGACCCCGACCGAACCGTCGCTGACCGAGGTCCTCGGCGGCCGTGGTGGTGCCGTCGACGCGACGGTGCCGGTGGCGGCGTTCGTCGCCGGATGGGGCCTGGCGGGGATGCTGGGCTGGTCCGGGCCGGTCGCCTGGGGCGGCGGGGCCGCGGTGCTCGCCGCCGGCGTCATCGGGGTCGTGCGGCTACGCGCGGGGAGCCGGCCGCGGGCCGTCGTGTTCGGGCTGCTCGGGGTCACGATCGCCGCGATCGTCGCGCTGGCCACCGGCAACGCGGCGGACTTCTTCCTGGTCCGGTTGCTGGGCAACGCCGTGAGCGCGCTGGCCTGGGCGGTGTCCATCGTGGTGCGCTGGCCGCTGCTCGGGCTCGTCGTCGGCACGGCGCTCGGGCAGCAGACCCGCTGGCGCCGCGATCCGGACCTGCTGCGCGGCTACCAGCGCGCGAGCTGGGTGTGGGTCGGACAGTACGTCGTGCGGCTGGCGGTGTTCCTGCCGCTGTACTCCGCGAACCTCGTGGTGGCGCTCGGCGTCGCCCAGACCGTGCTGACGTGGCCGCTCGTCGCGATCTGCGTGGCGGCGTCCTGGCCGCTGGTGCGCTCGGCGCTGCCCGAAGGGCACGGGGGGATCCGGCACCCCCGGTGA